A stretch of Vibrio maritimus DNA encodes these proteins:
- a CDS encoding glutamate synthase subunit beta, with protein MGKPTGFLEHGRELPGKLDPAVRIEDNKEFVLNEEFGDKINTQASRCMDCGVPFCHNGCPIGNIIPEFNDAVYRDSWEEAWRILSTTNNFPEFTGRVCPAPCESACVLGINQDPITICNIEKTIVETAYREGYAKPKTPRSRTGKTVAIIGSGPAGLSAAEQLNSAGHSVTVFERDEKVGGLLRFGIPDFKLGMDIIDRKINLMAEAGIEFKVNQHIGVDVNAAQLRQEFDVVLLTGGSTVPRDLPVPGRELNGVHFAMEFLAQNNRRANDMDLKGEEIHAKDKHVVVIGGGDTGSDCVGTSNRHKAASVTQVEIMPIPPEKRPANMPWPQYPMIMKTTTSHEEGCDRHWNILTKEFIGNDEGQVTGLRIADIVWKDAAPGERPSFEEVAGSERVIPCDMAFLAMGFLHPEPTGVLAQLDIKLDERGNVAAENFQTNQQGVFAAGDMRTGQSLVVRCINEGRECARAIDEYLMGNTNLEAKADSLMLSA; from the coding sequence ATGGGTAAGCCTACTGGATTTTTAGAACATGGTCGCGAGCTTCCAGGGAAGCTCGACCCAGCGGTTCGCATTGAAGACAACAAAGAGTTCGTTCTTAACGAAGAGTTTGGCGATAAGATCAACACTCAGGCTTCTCGTTGTATGGATTGTGGCGTACCTTTCTGCCACAACGGTTGCCCAATCGGCAACATCATCCCTGAGTTCAACGATGCTGTGTATCGTGATAGCTGGGAAGAAGCTTGGCGCATCCTAAGCACAACCAACAACTTCCCAGAGTTTACGGGTCGCGTATGTCCTGCTCCGTGTGAAAGTGCCTGTGTACTTGGTATTAACCAAGACCCAATCACCATCTGTAACATTGAGAAGACAATTGTTGAAACAGCTTACCGTGAAGGCTACGCGAAACCTAAAACGCCGCGCTCTCGCACGGGGAAAACTGTCGCTATCATCGGCTCAGGTCCTGCAGGTCTATCTGCAGCTGAGCAGCTAAACAGCGCCGGTCACTCAGTAACCGTATTCGAGCGTGACGAGAAAGTGGGTGGTCTACTACGCTTTGGTATCCCTGACTTTAAACTGGGCATGGATATCATTGACCGTAAAATCAATCTAATGGCAGAAGCGGGTATTGAGTTCAAAGTAAACCAGCACATTGGTGTTGATGTTAACGCTGCTCAGCTTCGTCAAGAGTTTGATGTTGTACTATTAACAGGTGGCTCTACCGTTCCTCGTGACCTACCCGTACCAGGGCGTGAGCTAAACGGCGTTCACTTTGCAATGGAATTCCTAGCGCAAAACAACCGTCGTGCTAACGACATGGATCTTAAAGGTGAAGAGATTCACGCTAAAGATAAGCATGTTGTGGTCATTGGTGGTGGTGATACAGGCTCTGACTGTGTGGGCACCTCGAACCGTCATAAAGCTGCAAGCGTTACTCAGGTAGAAATCATGCCGATTCCACCAGAAAAACGTCCTGCTAACATGCCATGGCCGCAATACCCGATGATCATGAAGACCACAACTTCTCACGAAGAAGGCTGTGACCGTCATTGGAACATCTTGACCAAAGAGTTTATCGGTAACGATGAGGGCCAAGTAACGGGTCTTCGTATTGCAGATATCGTTTGGAAAGATGCAGCTCCAGGTGAGCGCCCAAGCTTTGAAGAAGTTGCAGGCTCTGAGCGCGTAATCCCATGTGACATGGCGTTCCTAGCAATGGGCTTCCTACATCCAGAACCAACGGGTGTTCTAGCTCAGCTTGATATCAAACTGGATGAGCGTGGTAATGTTGCTGCGGAAAACTTCCAGACTAACCAACAAGGTGTATTTGCTGCAGGTGACATGCGCACAGGCCAATCTCTGGTCGTACGCTGTATCAACGAAGGTCGCGAGTGTGCGCGTGCCATCGATGAGTACCTAATGGGCAACACAAACCTTGAAGCGAAAGCAGATTCATTAATGCTTTCAGCTTAA